CGTGTGGTTCATGCTGCACTCGGGTTCGCGTGGCGTGGGCAACGCGATCGGCACCCACTTCATCGAACTCGCCAAGAAGGACGCGGAGCAACACCAGCGCAACCTGCCCGACCAGGACCTGGCGTACTTCGAGGAAGGCGCCCGCTACTTCGGCGACTACGTGCGCGCGGTGAGCTGGGCGCAGACCTTCGCGCAGCGCAACCGCGAGGTGATGATGGCCAACCTGATCGCCACCGTGCGCACGGTGATCACCAAGCCGTTCGAGTCGCACGTCGAGGCGGTGAACTGCCACCACAACTACGTGCAGAAGGAGCATCACTTCGGCGAGGACGTGTTCGTGACCCGCAAGGGTGCGGTGAGCGCCAAGCGCGGCGAGATGGGCATCATCCCGGGCAGCATGGGTGCGCGCAGCTACATCGTGCGCGGCCTCGGCAACCCGGAGAGCTTCGAGAGCTGCAGCCACGGCGCCGGCCGCGTGATGAGCCGCACGAAGGCGAAGAAGCTCTTCACGGTCGAGGACCATGTGAAGGCGACCGAAGGCGTGGAATGCCGCAAGGACGCCGACGTGGTCGACGAGATCCCGATGGCCTACAAGGACATCGACGCCGTGATGGCCGCGCAGCAGGACCTGGTGGAAGTGGTCCACACGCTCAAGCAGGTGGTGTGCGTGAAGGGGTGAGCCCCTTCCGCACCCCGCCCTGACAAGAAAAACGAAAAGGGGAAACCAACATGATCGAACTCGACGGTTCGGCCGGCGAGGGCGGCGGCCAGATCCTGCGCACGGGCCTCGCGCTGTCGATGTGCACGGGCCAGCCGCTGCGCATCGACCACATCCGCGCGAAGCGCCCGAAGCCCGGGCTGATGCGCCAGCACCTCGCGTGCGTGAACGCCGCACAGGCGGTGAGCGGCGCGCGGGTGTCCGGCGCCGAACTCGGGTCCGTGCGGCTCGACTTCGAGCCCGGCGCGGTGAAGGCCGGAACCTACCAGTTCGCGGTGGGCACGGCCGGCAGCTGCACCCTGGTGCTGCAGACCGTGCTGCCCGCGCTGATGCGCGCCGACGGTGAAAGCCGCCTCGTGCTCGGCGGTGGCACGCACAACCCGATGGCGCCACCGTCCCACTTCGTCGACCGCGCCTTCGCGCCGCAGTTGCGCCGCATGGGCGTGGGCCTCGACCTCGACCTGCGCCGCCACGGGTTCTATCCGGCGGGGGGTGGCGAGATCGACGTGACGATCCGTCCCGCGCCGGGCGGCCTTGTGCCGTTCGACCTCCTCGCGCGCGGTGAGCTGGTGGAGGCGTACGCCGAATGCCTCAATCCGGGCATCGCCCGCGGCGTGGCGTTCCGCGAGCTGGAGGCCGTGCGTGCCGCGTTCGGGTGGGACATGGACCGCACGACGGTGCTGAACGCACGCCAGAACGAGGGCCCGGGCAACGCGCTGATGATCACCTTCGTGCACGCGAACGTGACCGAGGTGGTGATCGCGTTCGGCGAGAAGGGCCGCAGCGCCGAGCAGGTGGCGCAGATGGCCGTCGCCGAGGCGGTGGCGTGGCGCGACGGCGAGGGGGCGGCGGGTCCGCACCTGGCCGACCAGCTGGCCGTGCCGCTGGCACTGGCCGTGTCGGCGTCGGGCAAGACCGGCGCGTACACGTTCACCGAACTGACCGAACACGCGCGAACGAACTTCGACGTGATCGAACAGTTCCTGCCGGTGCGCCACACGGTCTCGAACGAAGGGACCGGCTGGCGCGTGACGGTGGCGCCGCGCGGTTGATGCAGGTCAAGCGGGGGCGGCGCCCCCGCTCCTAGACTGGGCCTTTTTCAGCGCCATGCCCATCGAGCTGTACTCCGAAGGCGGCCACCGCTGCCTCATGTTCACCGACCTCAGCGGCCACGGTGACGAGGCCGTCCAGGCCAACCAGTTCCTCATCGTCGACGACGACACCGGCGCGATCATCGACCCGGGCGGCAACCTCGCGTACCACGAGCTGTACCTCGGCATGTCGCGCTACTTCGCGCCGCAGCGGCTCTCGTCGATCATCGCGTCCCATGCCGACCCCGACATCATCGCGTCGCTCGACCGCTGGATGACGGCCACCACCGCGCCGCTCTACATCAGCAGCCTCTGGGCCCGCTTCGCGCCGCACTTCTGCAAGGCCGGCAAGACCGAGGGCCGCATCGTCGCGATCCCCGACCCCGGCATGCGCATCCCCGTGGGCCGCAGCAAGCTGTGGGCGCTGCCCGCGCACTTCCTGCACGCCGAAGGCAACTTCCAGTTCTGGGACCCGGTGAGCCGCATCCTGTTCTCGGGCGACCTGGGCGTCTCGCTCGGCGGCGACCCGCGCACGACGATCACGTCGCTCGGTCCCCACCTGAAGCACATGGAAGCCTTCCACCGGCGCTACATGGTCAGCGGCAAGATCCTGCGCCTGTGGGCCGACATGGTGGAGCCGTTGCCCATCGAGATGATCGTGCCGCAGCACGGCGCCCCGCTCGCAGGGCCCGCCGTGCGCGAGTTCATCGCGTGGGTGCGGACGCTCGAATGCGGCATCGACCGCATGTCGAGCCGCGACTACGCGTTGCCCGCCTGAACCTGGGGCCTGCTGGTGGGCCGGCCGCGGTAGTCGGTCCAGCAGCGCGCGGCGTGGTCGTACAGCTTGCAGCGGCGTGCGGTGTCGAAGTACCAGCGCCACGAGAACGGCTGGATCACGATCAGCCCCGGCATGCGTTCTTCCAGCAGCTTCTGCGCGCGCTTGAGGCGGTACAGCGGCACGCTCATGTCCACGTGGTGGGCGGTGTGCTCCATGATGTGGTGCAGCGCCGCGCCCATCATCGTCTTGAACGTCAGGTGCACCGTGGTCGACACGAACGGCTGCGCCGCGGCCCACGAGGCCTTGTCCTCGTACCAGTCGATCTGCGGGTGCGTGTGGTGCACGTAGACGACGAAGCCGATCATCCCGTTCCAGAACACGAACGGCACCACGAAGCCCACGGTGACGAGCCAGAGGGCCGACTGGTCCGTGGCCACGGCGGCGGCCACGAGGCCGGCGATCCACACGGCGGCGAAGCCCGTCACGAGCAGGCCGTCCTTCCAGAAGATGGCGCGCCGCGTGGGCATGGCGCGCTTGTTCGGGAACAGCATCTTCGTCCACCAGATCTCCACGAGGTAGTAGAGCCACGGCGCCCAGCCGCTGCGGTAGACGCGCTCCAGCACGCGGCGTGCGGGCGGCAGCGCGCGGTACTCCTCGAGCGTGTGCGGCTGCCACACGAAGTCGAAGCCCTTCAGGTTCGTGTAGCCGTGGTGCACGACGTTGTGTCCCACGTCCCACAGGCTGTACGGCGTGAGCGACGGCAGGAAGACGAAACGGCCCAGCCAGCGGTTGAGGCGGCGGTGGTCCGTGAAACTCTGGTGGCAGGCGTCGTGGCCGAGGATGAAGAGCCGGCCGATCACGAAACCCGTGAACAGCGCGAACAGCAGCTGCAGCCACGCCGGTCGCACGAGCACGGTCGCCGCGAGCGAGGCGGCGAACAGCACGGTGTCGAACGCCACGAGCGTGAGCGCCCAGGGGGTGCTGCGCGCGGTGATGGGAGCCATCCATTCGCGGATCACCTTGCGGTGGGGGATGGCGGTCGGGGGGGAGGTTGTCGCAGTGGTCATGGCGGCGCACGTTAGGGCGGCCGCGGCCGGATGCCCTTGATCGGCATCAAGCCCCGGCCGGAATGCCCGGTCAGAAGCGGTAGCCGACGCCGACACCGACGAGCAGCGGGTCCACCTTGAACTCGCCGGCCTTGACGCCGAACGACGACACGTCGGTGCGGATCTGCACCTTCTTCACGTCGAGGTTGAGCACCACGCGGTCGTTGACCGCCCAGTCGAAGCCGGCCTGCAGGGCCCAGCCGAAGCTGTTCTTGTCGATCGACGGCTGCAGCGCGGCCTGCACGGCCGGGTTGAACTGCACGTCCGAGAAGCGGGTGTAGTTGATGCCCGCGCCCACGTACGGCTTGAACGCACCGAGCGTGGTCACGTGGTACTGCGCCGTCAGCGTGGGCGGCAGGTGCTTGAGCGAACCGATCTCGGTGCCGTTCGAGCTGATCGTGTGCTTCTGCGGGTACGTCAGCACGAGCTCGACGGCGAACTGCGGCGTGACGAAGTACGAGATGTCGACCTCGGGGATGACCTTGTCGTCGATCGACAGGCCGAGGCCGGTGGAGTCCTTGTTGGCGCTGTCCAGGTTCACGGCGCGCACGCGCACGAGCCAGGGCGTCGTGTCGTCGGCATGGGCCGCGAAGGGGAGGGCGAGGGCGATCAGGAGCGAAGCCCGGGTGAGCGTCGACTGTGCGGGGGTCATGGATCAGGTCTCGGTGGCTGGAGGAACATTCCTCCGCCACGATTTCACGCGTGATCGCCTTCCACCGCCTTGCGGTCGCTCAACGCCGCGGCACTCTTCAGTTGTCGGGCTTGATCTTCGCGCGCGCGATCACGACCTTCCACCGCGCGCGCTCCTGCTCGATGAACTTCGCGAACTCGGCCGGCGTGCTGCCCACCGCGATGGCGGCGTCGTGGTTCAGCCGCTCGAGCGCGGCGGGCTCCCTGACGGCCTTCGCGGCCGCGGCCGCCAGCTTCGCGTCCACCGCGGGCGGCAGCGTGGCGGGGGCGAGCAGGCCGTACCACTGCGTCATCTCGAAGCCCGGGTAGCCCTGCTCGGCGACCGTGGGCACGTCGGGCAGCTGGGGAATGCGCTGGGCGGTGCCGGTGGCGATGCAGCGCAGCTTGCCCGTCTTGATGAACTGGAGGACGGCGGACGCGCCCACGGAGGCCGCGTCGAGCCGGCCGGCCATCAGGTCGGTGAGCTGTGGCCCGGTGCCGCGGTAGGGCACGTGGACCATGAAGGTCCCGGTGGCCATCTTCAGGTACTCCATCGCGAGGTGGCCGGCGCTGCCGTTGCCTGCCGAACCGTAGTTGAGCTGGCCGGGCTTCTTTTTCGCGAGCGCCACGAATTCCTTCAGGTCCTTCACCGGCAGGTCGGGGTGCACGAGGTACAGGCTCGGCACCTTGGCCAGCAGCGAGATGGGGCGGAAGTCCTTCACCGGGTCGTAGGGCAGCTTGTCGAAGATGTACGGGTTCACGGCCAGCGTGCCGATGTGCCCGAGGATCAGCGTGTGCTGGTCGTCGGACCGCGCCACCTCCGTCATCGCGACGTTGCCGGCGCCGCCGGGCTTGTTGTCGACGAACACGGACTGGCCCAGCAGCTTCGTCATCTCGACGGCGGTGGAGCGCGCGACGATCTCGGAGCTGCCGCCGGGCGCGAAGGGCACGACGAACCGCACGGCCTTCGTGGGCCAGGCGCCCTGGGCGTGCGTGAGGGCGGGCCACAGCCCGCCCGCGAGGCCCGAG
This genomic stretch from Piscinibacter gummiphilus harbors:
- a CDS encoding RtcB family protein, producing MEQNYKTETIEGGVPLKMWTRGVPVEPEAKQQLANTARLPIVFKHVAAMPDVHLGIGATVGSVVPTLKAIIPAAVGVDIGCGMMAAKTTLRAEDLPDNLGPLRSAIERAVPHGSSPKRSGRDRGSWENPPERVDAVWAQLADEFDVLCELHPRLRNTNNRKHLGTLGTGNHFIEVCLDEEGAVWFMLHSGSRGVGNAIGTHFIELAKKDAEQHQRNLPDQDLAYFEEGARYFGDYVRAVSWAQTFAQRNREVMMANLIATVRTVITKPFESHVEAVNCHHNYVQKEHHFGEDVFVTRKGAVSAKRGEMGIIPGSMGARSYIVRGLGNPESFESCSHGAGRVMSRTKAKKLFTVEDHVKATEGVECRKDADVVDEIPMAYKDIDAVMAAQQDLVEVVHTLKQVVCVKG
- the rtcA gene encoding RNA 3'-terminal phosphate cyclase, which produces MIELDGSAGEGGGQILRTGLALSMCTGQPLRIDHIRAKRPKPGLMRQHLACVNAAQAVSGARVSGAELGSVRLDFEPGAVKAGTYQFAVGTAGSCTLVLQTVLPALMRADGESRLVLGGGTHNPMAPPSHFVDRAFAPQLRRMGVGLDLDLRRHGFYPAGGGEIDVTIRPAPGGLVPFDLLARGELVEAYAECLNPGIARGVAFRELEAVRAAFGWDMDRTTVLNARQNEGPGNALMITFVHANVTEVVIAFGEKGRSAEQVAQMAVAEAVAWRDGEGAAGPHLADQLAVPLALAVSASGKTGAYTFTELTEHARTNFDVIEQFLPVRHTVSNEGTGWRVTVAPRG
- a CDS encoding oxygen-binding di-iron domain-containing protein, which encodes MPIELYSEGGHRCLMFTDLSGHGDEAVQANQFLIVDDDTGAIIDPGGNLAYHELYLGMSRYFAPQRLSSIIASHADPDIIASLDRWMTATTAPLYISSLWARFAPHFCKAGKTEGRIVAIPDPGMRIPVGRSKLWALPAHFLHAEGNFQFWDPVSRILFSGDLGVSLGGDPRTTITSLGPHLKHMEAFHRRYMVSGKILRLWADMVEPLPIEMIVPQHGAPLAGPAVREFIAWVRTLECGIDRMSSRDYALPA
- a CDS encoding fatty acid desaturase, with the protein product MTTATTSPPTAIPHRKVIREWMAPITARSTPWALTLVAFDTVLFAASLAATVLVRPAWLQLLFALFTGFVIGRLFILGHDACHQSFTDHRRLNRWLGRFVFLPSLTPYSLWDVGHNVVHHGYTNLKGFDFVWQPHTLEEYRALPPARRVLERVYRSGWAPWLYYLVEIWWTKMLFPNKRAMPTRRAIFWKDGLLVTGFAAVWIAGLVAAAVATDQSALWLVTVGFVVPFVFWNGMIGFVVYVHHTHPQIDWYEDKASWAAAQPFVSTTVHLTFKTMMGAALHHIMEHTAHHVDMSVPLYRLKRAQKLLEERMPGLIVIQPFSWRWYFDTARRCKLYDHAARCWTDYRGRPTSRPQVQAGNA
- a CDS encoding OmpW/AlkL family protein, which encodes MTPAQSTLTRASLLIALALPFAAHADDTTPWLVRVRAVNLDSANKDSTGLGLSIDDKVIPEVDISYFVTPQFAVELVLTYPQKHTISSNGTEIGSLKHLPPTLTAQYHVTTLGAFKPYVGAGINYTRFSDVQFNPAVQAALQPSIDKNSFGWALQAGFDWAVNDRVVLNLDVKKVQIRTDVSSFGVKAGEFKVDPLLVGVGVGYRF
- a CDS encoding Bug family tripartite tricarboxylate transporter substrate binding protein; this translates as MNDTVSSRRRLALAWSASGLAGGLWPALTHAQGAWPTKAVRFVVPFAPGGSSEIVARSTAVEMTKLLGQSVFVDNKPGGAGNVAMTEVARSDDQHTLILGHIGTLAVNPYIFDKLPYDPVKDFRPISLLAKVPSLYLVHPDLPVKDLKEFVALAKKKPGQLNYGSAGNGSAGHLAMEYLKMATGTFMVHVPYRGTGPQLTDLMAGRLDAASVGASAVLQFIKTGKLRCIATGTAQRIPQLPDVPTVAEQGYPGFEMTQWYGLLAPATLPPAVDAKLAAAAAKAVREPAALERLNHDAAIAVGSTPAEFAKFIEQERARWKVVIARAKIKPDN